From uncultured Roseateles sp., the proteins below share one genomic window:
- a CDS encoding ABC transporter ATP-binding protein, whose translation MLETRDLTIRFGGHVAVDHVSCAFAPGSLTAIVGPNGAGKTTYFNLISGQLPASEGQVLLNGQDITRLPVSARTHLGLGRAFQLTQLFPALSVLENVRLAVQSRRKLGLNLWSVWLDHRGTLRQAHELLEQVRLADKAETVASSLPHGDQRKLEVAMLMALDPLVYMFDEPTAGMSVDEVPVVLDLIRALKARQDRTILLVEHKMDVVRELADRIIVLHNGRLMADGEPEAVIASPVVQNAYLGVVEEAAA comes from the coding sequence GTGCTTGAAACCCGGGATCTGACCATACGCTTCGGCGGCCATGTGGCCGTCGATCATGTGTCCTGCGCGTTCGCGCCGGGCAGCTTGACGGCCATCGTCGGGCCCAATGGTGCGGGCAAGACGACTTACTTCAATCTGATCTCGGGCCAGCTGCCGGCCAGCGAGGGCCAGGTCTTGCTGAACGGGCAGGACATCACGCGGCTGCCGGTGTCGGCGCGCACGCATCTGGGTCTGGGCCGGGCCTTCCAGCTGACCCAGCTGTTCCCGGCCCTGAGCGTGCTGGAGAACGTGCGCCTGGCCGTGCAGTCGCGCCGCAAGCTGGGCCTCAATCTTTGGTCGGTGTGGCTGGACCACCGGGGTACGCTGCGCCAGGCCCATGAGCTGCTGGAGCAGGTGCGCCTGGCCGACAAGGCCGAGACGGTCGCCAGCAGCCTGCCCCACGGCGACCAGCGCAAGCTGGAGGTGGCGATGCTGATGGCGCTGGACCCGCTGGTCTATATGTTCGACGAGCCGACGGCCGGCATGAGCGTCGACGAGGTGCCCGTCGTGCTGGACCTGATACGCGCGCTGAAAGCCCGCCAGGACCGCACCATCCTGCTGGTCGAGCACAAGATGGACGTGGTGCGCGAACTGGCCGACCGCATCATCGTGCTGCACAACGGCCGGCTGATGGCCGACGGCGAACCTGAGGCCGTGATTGCCTCGCCGGTGGTGCAGAACGCCTATCTGGGCGTGGTCGAGGAGGCGGCGGCATGA
- a CDS encoding alpha/beta hydrolase, producing the protein MSFTSHYLRCEGRELHYTEWGAGHSETVVAWHGLARTCRDMDVLAAHLATRYRVICPDTLGRGLSQWSSDPGREYCLDFYVRLATSLVDQLGLSHFHWVGTSMGGAIGTLAAATTLRGRIRRLVLNDNGPQLAEAAIARIRSYAGNPAAFATVSELEQYFRTVYKPYGWLSDAQWRALTESSVRRLPDGRVTPHYDPAMVQQFIQHPNDYDLWEAWDSLDLPVLCLRGESSDLLLAETAEAMRQRGPRAVVATIAGCGHAPALNVPDQIGLVERFLAGE; encoded by the coding sequence ATGTCATTCACCTCCCATTACCTCCGATGCGAAGGCCGCGAACTCCACTACACCGAGTGGGGCGCCGGGCACAGCGAGACCGTGGTCGCCTGGCACGGCCTGGCCCGCACCTGCCGGGACATGGACGTGCTGGCCGCCCACCTGGCCACCCGCTACCGCGTGATCTGCCCCGACACCCTGGGCCGCGGCCTGTCGCAATGGAGTTCTGATCCCGGCCGCGAATACTGCCTGGACTTCTATGTGCGCCTGGCCACCTCGCTGGTGGATCAGCTGGGCCTGAGCCATTTTCACTGGGTTGGCACCTCGATGGGCGGCGCCATCGGTACCCTGGCCGCTGCGACAACTCTGCGTGGCCGCATCCGCCGCCTGGTGCTCAACGACAACGGCCCGCAGCTGGCCGAGGCGGCGATTGCGCGCATCCGCAGCTACGCCGGCAACCCGGCGGCCTTTGCGACAGTGAGCGAACTGGAGCAGTATTTCCGCACCGTCTACAAACCCTATGGCTGGCTCAGCGACGCGCAGTGGCGAGCACTGACCGAAAGCTCGGTGCGCCGCCTGCCCGATGGCCGGGTCACCCCGCACTACGACCCGGCCATGGTGCAGCAGTTCATCCAGCACCCGAACGACTACGACCTCTGGGAGGCCTGGGACAGCCTCGATCTGCCGGTGCTGTGCCTGCGCGGCGAGTCGTCTGATCTGCTGCTGGCCGAGACCGCCGAAGCGATGCGCCAGCGTGGGCCGCGCGCGGTGGTGGCCACGATTGCCGGCTGTGGCCATGCGCCGGCCCTGAACGTGCCCGATCAGATCGGCCTGGTGGAGCGCTTTCTGGCAGGAGAGTAG
- a CDS encoding branched-chain amino acid ABC transporter permease, with product MNQAAVATAEIAIPKASFDWLPLALVPLLALALLPFIGSTSTWLTLTVAGLAMGLIVFVIASGLTLVFGLMDVLNFGHGVFIALGAFVATSVLGGMSAWMGTPSLLLNLGAIFVAMLVAMSVAAAVGLAFERVLVRPVYGQHLKQILITMGGMIIGEELIKVIWGPQQIALPLPETLRGAFLWGDAAVEKYRVLAVAIGLVVLGVMLYTLNRTKIGLLVRAGVQDREMVESLGYRIRRLFIGVFVAGSGLAGLGGVMWGLYQQNVTPQMGAQVNVLIFIVIIIGGLGSTLGCFVGALLVGLLANYTGFLVPKLALFSNIALMVAVLLWRPQGLYPVTSR from the coding sequence ATGAATCAAGCCGCTGTTGCAACCGCCGAGATCGCCATCCCCAAGGCCAGCTTCGACTGGCTGCCCTTGGCCCTGGTGCCGTTGCTGGCGCTGGCCCTGCTGCCCTTCATCGGCTCGACCTCGACCTGGCTGACACTGACGGTGGCAGGCCTGGCCATGGGCCTGATCGTCTTCGTCATCGCCTCCGGCCTGACCCTGGTGTTCGGCCTGATGGATGTGTTGAACTTCGGCCACGGCGTGTTCATCGCGCTGGGGGCCTTTGTCGCCACCTCGGTGCTGGGCGGCATGTCGGCCTGGATGGGTACGCCCTCGCTGCTCTTGAACCTCGGCGCGATCTTTGTTGCCATGCTGGTGGCGATGAGCGTGGCCGCCGCCGTGGGCCTGGCCTTCGAACGGGTGCTGGTGCGGCCGGTCTACGGCCAGCATCTGAAGCAGATCCTGATCACCATGGGCGGCATGATCATCGGCGAGGAGCTGATCAAGGTGATCTGGGGCCCGCAGCAGATCGCACTGCCCCTGCCCGAAACCCTGCGTGGCGCCTTTCTGTGGGGCGATGCGGCGGTCGAGAAATACCGCGTGCTGGCGGTGGCCATAGGTCTGGTGGTGCTGGGCGTGATGCTCTACACCCTGAACCGTACCAAGATTGGCCTGCTCGTGCGCGCCGGTGTGCAGGACCGCGAGATGGTGGAGAGCCTGGGCTACCGCATCCGCCGCCTGTTCATCGGCGTGTTTGTTGCCGGCTCAGGCCTTGCCGGCCTGGGCGGCGTGATGTGGGGCCTGTACCAGCAGAACGTGACGCCGCAGATGGGCGCCCAGGTCAATGTGCTGATCTTCATCGTCATCATCATCGGCGGCCTGGGCTCGACCCTGGGCTGCTTCGTCGGCGCGCTGCTGGTCGGCCTGCTGGCCAACTACACCGGCTTTCTGGTGCCCAAGCTGGCCTTGTTCTCGAACATCGCGCTGATGGTGGCGGTGCTGCTGTGGCGGCCGCAGGGCCTCTACCCCGTGACCAGCCGCTGA
- a CDS encoding ABC transporter ATP-binding protein, translating to MSSLLSLQGVHTHIGAYHILHGVDLQVPAGELTMLLGRNGAGKTTTLRTIMGLWPASKGRIEFDGRAIGGAGVKASTPDIACSGIAYVPESMGIFADLTVRENLLLAARGARSIEQIDTQRLDWLFTMFPALKKFWLYPSGKLSGGQKQMLAIARAMVEPRRLLLIDEPSKGLAPAMVRNMVAALRELKATQTTVLLVEQNFMVARELGDGVAVMDNGRVVHAGRMAELAQDDELQQRLLGLSLAAHQ from the coding sequence ATGAGTTCCCTGCTCTCCTTGCAAGGCGTGCACACGCACATCGGCGCGTATCACATCCTCCACGGCGTGGATCTGCAGGTGCCTGCCGGCGAGCTGACCATGCTGCTGGGCCGCAACGGCGCCGGCAAGACGACGACGCTGCGCACCATCATGGGCCTGTGGCCGGCCTCCAAGGGCCGCATCGAGTTCGATGGCCGCGCCATCGGCGGCGCCGGCGTCAAGGCCTCGACGCCCGACATCGCCTGCAGCGGCATTGCCTATGTGCCCGAGAGCATGGGCATCTTCGCCGACCTGACGGTGCGCGAGAACCTGCTGCTGGCCGCCCGCGGCGCGCGCAGCATCGAGCAGATCGACACGCAGCGCCTGGACTGGTTGTTCACGATGTTCCCAGCGCTCAAGAAGTTCTGGCTCTATCCGTCGGGCAAGCTCAGCGGCGGCCAGAAGCAGATGCTGGCCATCGCCCGCGCGATGGTCGAGCCACGAAGGCTGCTGCTGATCGACGAGCCCAGCAAGGGCCTGGCGCCGGCCATGGTGCGCAATATGGTGGCGGCGCTGCGTGAGCTGAAAGCGACGCAGACCACGGTGCTGCTGGTCGAGCAGAACTTTATGGTCGCCCGCGAGCTGGGCGATGGCGTGGCGGTGATGGACAACGGCCGCGTCGTCCACGCCGGCCGCATGGCCGAGCTGGCACAGGACGACGAACTGCAGCAGCGGCTGCTGGGCCTCTCTTTGGCCGCGCATCAATGA
- a CDS encoding response regulator — MNASPFAQRSSSIRPLASLWSQSEAPRSDAPVTQPCARNAEVVHGAVPLVLLVEDNLINQVVAQEFLSLMGLRCDLAGNGLEALTLCQQTAPDLVLMDIQMPGMDGLECARRIRTLQQAGDLAAFPILALTAHALDSDVRASLDAGMDEHLTKPLDFMALRQHLSRWLRLPEMPAQR, encoded by the coding sequence ATGAACGCCTCACCTTTTGCCCAGCGCTCCAGCTCGATCCGGCCGCTCGCCTCACTCTGGTCGCAGAGCGAAGCGCCCCGGTCCGACGCCCCGGTGACCCAGCCCTGCGCTCGCAATGCCGAGGTGGTCCATGGTGCTGTGCCCCTGGTGCTGCTGGTCGAAGACAATCTGATCAATCAGGTCGTGGCCCAGGAGTTTCTGTCGCTGATGGGCTTGCGCTGCGACCTTGCCGGCAATGGGCTGGAGGCCCTGACGCTGTGCCAGCAGACGGCCCCCGATCTGGTCCTGATGGACATCCAGATGCCCGGCATGGACGGCCTGGAATGCGCGCGCCGCATCCGCACGCTGCAACAGGCCGGCGATCTGGCTGCTTTCCCCATCCTCGCTCTGACGGCCCATGCGCTGGACAGCGACGTGCGTGCCAGCCTTGATGCCGGCATGGACGAGCATCTGACCAAGCCGCTGGACTTCATGGCCCTGCGGCAGCATCTGAGCCGCTGGCTGCGCCTGCCCGAGATGCCGGCCCAGCGCTGA
- a CDS encoding branched-chain amino acid ABC transporter permease — protein MLNRLLSHDLPRNRWLALLLILMLLGLALTPFLFPGTKALNVAAKIIVFTLLVASYDLLLGYTGIVSFAHTMFFGIGAYGVAMASTRMGPGWGAVGLGVVAALALSLVLSLVIGLFSLRVKAIFFAMITLAVASAFLTLASQLSDWTGGEDGLNFKVPEALQPGTQYLEDPLWGASVDGRLLTYYLLFVVVVVLVLALLRIVNSPFGRVLQAIRENDFRAEAIGYRTVIYRTLSNVLAALFACMAGALLAIWLRYNGPDTSLSFEIMLDILLIVVIGGMGTMYGALVGSVLFMLAQSYLQDLMKLGAGAVEGVPLLSQLISPERWLLWLGVLFVLAVYHFPSGVVGRLRASRQLPR, from the coding sequence ATGCTGAACCGACTCCTGTCGCACGACCTGCCGCGCAACCGCTGGTTGGCACTGCTCTTGATACTGATGCTGCTGGGCCTGGCGCTGACACCTTTCCTGTTCCCCGGTACCAAGGCCTTGAATGTGGCGGCCAAGATCATCGTCTTCACCCTGCTGGTGGCCAGCTACGACCTGCTGCTGGGCTATACCGGCATCGTCAGCTTTGCGCACACGATGTTCTTCGGCATCGGCGCTTACGGCGTGGCAATGGCCAGCACGCGCATGGGTCCGGGCTGGGGCGCGGTGGGCCTGGGCGTGGTGGCAGCACTTGCGCTGTCTCTGGTGCTGTCCCTGGTGATCGGCCTGTTCAGCCTGCGCGTCAAGGCGATCTTCTTCGCGATGATCACGCTGGCCGTGGCCTCGGCCTTTTTGACCCTGGCCTCGCAGCTGTCCGACTGGACCGGTGGCGAGGACGGCCTGAACTTCAAGGTGCCCGAGGCGCTGCAGCCCGGCACGCAGTATCTCGAAGACCCGCTGTGGGGTGCCTCCGTCGACGGCCGCCTGCTGACCTACTACCTGCTGTTCGTCGTCGTCGTGGTGCTGGTGCTGGCCCTGCTGCGCATCGTCAACTCGCCGTTCGGCCGCGTGCTGCAGGCCATCCGCGAGAACGACTTCCGCGCCGAGGCCATTGGCTACCGCACCGTCATCTACCGCACGCTGTCGAATGTGCTGGCTGCACTGTTTGCGTGCATGGCCGGTGCGCTGCTGGCGATCTGGCTGCGCTACAACGGGCCGGACACGTCGCTGTCCTTCGAGATCATGCTGGACATCCTGCTCATCGTCGTCATCGGCGGCATGGGCACGATGTATGGCGCACTGGTCGGCAGCGTGCTGTTCATGCTGGCGCAGAGCTATCTGCAGGACTTGATGAAGCTGGGCGCCGGCGCGGTGGAGGGTGTGCCGCTGCTGTCGCAGCTGATCTCGCCGGAGCGCTGGCTGCTGTGGCTGGGGGTCTTGTTCGTGCTGGCGGTCTATCACTTTCCTTCCGGTGTTGTTGGCCGGCTACGCGCCAGTCGCCAACTGCCGCGCTGA
- a CDS encoding substrate-binding domain-containing protein, protein MQRRLFALSTVCAAALSLGAAAPALAQAKEIRIAHVYSKTGPLEAYGKQTQTGFMMGLDYATGGTMTVAGKKIVVIEKDDQGKPDVGKSLLAAAYGDDKADIAVGPSSSGVALALLPVAEEYKKILLVEPAVADAITGDKWNRYIFRTGRNSSQDAISNAVALDKAGVTIATLAQDYAFGRDGVKAFKDAIKNAKLVHEEYLPTSTTDFTAGAQRLIDALKDKPGRKIIFIIWAGAGNPFKIADLDLKRYGIEIATGGNILPAMVNFKQFPGMEGSSYYYFGMPKNPVNEWLVANHYKQFKAPPDFFTAGGMSAAIAVVEALKKSNGDTKTETLIKTMEGMSFESPKGKMTFRKEDHQAMQSMFHFKIKVDPAFAWGVPELIREIKPEEMNIPIKNKR, encoded by the coding sequence ATGCAAAGACGCCTGTTCGCCCTGTCCACTGTCTGCGCGGCCGCGCTGAGCCTGGGCGCTGCCGCCCCAGCCCTGGCCCAAGCCAAGGAAATCCGCATTGCCCACGTCTACAGCAAGACCGGCCCGCTGGAGGCCTATGGCAAGCAGACGCAGACCGGCTTCATGATGGGCCTGGACTATGCAACGGGCGGCACGATGACCGTGGCCGGCAAGAAGATCGTCGTGATCGAGAAGGACGACCAGGGCAAGCCCGATGTGGGCAAGAGCCTGCTGGCTGCCGCCTATGGCGATGACAAGGCCGACATCGCCGTCGGCCCGTCGTCCTCCGGCGTGGCCCTGGCCCTGCTGCCGGTGGCCGAGGAGTACAAGAAGATCCTGCTGGTCGAGCCGGCCGTGGCCGATGCCATCACCGGCGACAAATGGAACCGCTACATCTTCCGCACCGGCCGCAACAGCTCGCAGGATGCGATTTCCAACGCCGTGGCGCTGGACAAGGCCGGCGTGACCATCGCCACCCTGGCCCAGGACTATGCCTTCGGCCGCGATGGCGTGAAGGCCTTCAAGGACGCGATCAAGAATGCCAAGCTGGTGCACGAGGAATACCTGCCCACCAGTACCACCGACTTCACCGCCGGCGCGCAGCGCCTGATCGACGCGCTGAAGGACAAGCCGGGCCGCAAGATCATCTTCATCATCTGGGCCGGCGCCGGCAACCCGTTCAAGATCGCCGACCTGGACCTGAAGCGCTACGGCATCGAGATCGCCACCGGCGGCAACATCCTGCCGGCCATGGTCAACTTCAAGCAGTTCCCCGGCATGGAGGGCTCGAGCTACTACTACTTCGGCATGCCCAAGAATCCGGTCAACGAATGGCTGGTGGCCAACCACTACAAGCAGTTCAAGGCGCCGCCCGACTTCTTCACCGCCGGCGGCATGAGTGCGGCGATTGCCGTCGTCGAGGCGCTGAAGAAGAGCAATGGCGACACCAAGACCGAGACCCTGATCAAGACCATGGAAGGCATGAGCTTCGAGTCGCCCAAGGGCAAGATGACCTTCCGCAAGGAAGACCATCAGGCGATGCAGAGCATGTTCCATTTCAAGATCAAGGTCGACCCGGCCTTCGCCTGGGGCGTGCCGGAGCTGATACGCGAGATCAAGCCGGAAGAGATGAACATCCCGATCAAGAACAAGCGCTGA